GCGCGTGCGAGAGCTTGGCGGTGATGGGCTCACCGGCGAGCTCGGTGGCCGACACGGCATCCGGAGACAGCTTCGACAGCGCCGACTTCTGCGCGGGCGTCGCGGGAGCGTCGACGCGCTGGTAGGCCGAGGCGCCGAACTCGGCCTCGAGCTCGGCGTACCGCTGCGAGGGCGTCTTGCCGGTGACGGCGAGGATCTCGGCGGCGAGCAGGCAGAGCAGGATGCCGTCCTTGTCGGTCGTCCACACGGTGCCGTCCTTACGCAGGAACGATGCTCCGGCCGACTCCTCGCCGCCGAAGGCAACGGAGCCGTCGAGCAGGCCCGGGACGAACCACTTGAAGCCCACGGGAACCTCGAGCAGCGTCTTGCCGAGCGAGGCGGCGACGCGGTCGATGATCATCGACGACACGAGGGTCTTGCCGACCGCGGCATCCGTCGGCCAGCCCTCGCGGTGCGAGAACAGGTAGTCGATCGCCACCGCGAGGTAGTGGTTGGGGTTCATCAGACCCGCGTCGGGGGTGACGATGCCGTGGCGGTCGGCGTCGGCGTCGTTGCCCGTGAGGATGTCGTACTCGGCGCGTGCGGCGACGAGCGAGGCCATCGCCGAGGGCGAGGAGGGATCCATGCGGATCTTCTCGTCCCAGTCGAGCGTCATGAACTTCCACGTCGGGTCGACCTCGGGGTTCACCACGGTCAGGTCGAGGCCGTAGACCTCGGCGATGAGCGCCCAGTACTCGACCGACGCGCCACCCAGCGGGTCGGCGCCGATGCGCACGCCCGCGCTCTTGATCGCGTCGATGTCGATGATGGATGCCAGATCCCGCACGTACGCGTCGCGGAAGTCGTACTGGCCGAGGTTGTCGAGATCGATGTCGGCGTGCGGGGTGCGCTGGACGCCCTCGAGGCCGGCGGTGATGAGCGCGTTCGCCCGGTCGGCGATCCAGCCCGTGGCGTCGGTGTCGGCGGGGCCGCCGTGCGGCGGGTTGTACTTGAAGCCGCCGTCGCGCGGAGGGTTGTGCGACGGGGTCACGACGATGCCGTCGGCGCGGCCCGGGTCGTCGAGCGCACGCCCGCGGTTGTACGTGAGGATCGCGTGACTCAGAGCGGGCGTCGGCACCCACGCGTCGCGGGAGTCGACGCGCACGTCGACGCCGTTCGCGACCAGCACCTCGATGGCGCTGCGCTCGGCGGGAAGCGAGAGCCCGTGGGTGTCGCGGCCGAGGAAGAGGGGGCCGGTGATGCCCTGCGCCGCGCGGTAGTCGACGATCGCCTGGGTGGTGGCGAGGATGTGGTCCTCGTTGAAGCTCGTGCTCAACGACGATCCGCGGTGGCCGCTCGTGCCGAAGGCGACGCGCTGCTCCGGCACCGCGGCATCCGGTTTGCGGTCGTAATACGCCGCGATCAGTTCGTCGATGTCGATGAGATCGGATGCCTCTGCGGGCTGCCCTGCGCGACTGCTCATGCGCCCAGTCTGCCCGCTGCATCGGACATGCGCACACGCGGTGACGGATTCCGAGGGAATCCGTTGCTCTGCGGCGCATGAGAGGGCCGCGAACGGACTTTTTCACCCCATGCATGCGAGTACGTCATACTCATCGCCATGGGTGCCGGGGTTGATGCGCGGGTGGCGATCGTCGACGACCACGAACTGGTGGCTCTCGCGGTCCAGAACCTGCTCGCGGATGCCGAGGGCCTGACGTTCGCCCGTCACGCGGGCACGGTGACCGCCTTGACG
This portion of the Microbacterium testaceum StLB037 genome encodes:
- the pgm gene encoding phosphoglucomutase (alpha-D-glucose-1,6-bisphosphate-dependent), with the protein product MSSRAGQPAEASDLIDIDELIAAYYDRKPDAAVPEQRVAFGTSGHRGSSLSTSFNEDHILATTQAIVDYRAAQGITGPLFLGRDTHGLSLPAERSAIEVLVANGVDVRVDSRDAWVPTPALSHAILTYNRGRALDDPGRADGIVVTPSHNPPRDGGFKYNPPHGGPADTDATGWIADRANALITAGLEGVQRTPHADIDLDNLGQYDFRDAYVRDLASIIDIDAIKSAGVRIGADPLGGASVEYWALIAEVYGLDLTVVNPEVDPTWKFMTLDWDEKIRMDPSSPSAMASLVAARAEYDILTGNDADADRHGIVTPDAGLMNPNHYLAVAIDYLFSHREGWPTDAAVGKTLVSSMIIDRVAASLGKTLLEVPVGFKWFVPGLLDGSVAFGGEESAGASFLRKDGTVWTTDKDGILLCLLAAEILAVTGKTPSQRYAELEAEFGASAYQRVDAPATPAQKSALSKLSPDAVSATELAGEPITAKLSHAPGNGAAIGGLKVQTESAWFAARPSGTEDVYKLYAESLRGEEHLREVQEEARAVVSAALGQA